From the bacterium genome, one window contains:
- a CDS encoding TPM domain-containing protein encodes MRIGFILALAFLPSFVLAYSNPGKPAGFVSDFAGVLTGEQRLQIENRLVEFKKSTGVEIAVVTIESLEGDTVENYASELFREWGIGEKGKDNGVLFLVAVEDHEMRIEVGYGLEGLLTDAQSYWIQQNVAVPAFRNDDFYSGISGVTEKIIAAVNQEEIIPSENPADNAASPFDGQFFGWLILVVPLWLARILGRSKSWWLGGVLGGVGGLIVGSFYGFLYTGVLSMALLVPIGLLFDFFVSRGYQKGKLSGHYPWWIGGGGGSGGGGGFGGFGGGGSGGGGSSSRW; translated from the coding sequence ATGCGAATAGGATTTATTCTAGCCCTCGCATTTTTGCCCTCTTTTGTTTTGGCATATTCCAATCCCGGCAAACCGGCGGGTTTCGTTAGCGACTTTGCGGGAGTTTTGACTGGCGAGCAGCGGCTTCAAATTGAGAACCGGCTTGTAGAATTTAAAAAGAGTACCGGCGTTGAGATTGCTGTCGTTACTATTGAAAGCCTGGAGGGTGATACGGTTGAAAATTACGCCTCCGAGCTTTTCCGGGAATGGGGAATCGGCGAGAAGGGGAAAGACAATGGCGTTTTATTTTTAGTGGCAGTTGAGGACCATGAAATGCGGATTGAAGTCGGTTATGGATTAGAAGGCCTACTTACTGACGCCCAATCTTACTGGATTCAGCAGAATGTGGCTGTTCCGGCTTTTCGAAATGATGATTTTTATTCCGGAATATCCGGAGTAACAGAGAAAATTATTGCGGCGGTAAATCAAGAAGAAATTATACCGAGTGAAAATCCGGCTGATAATGCAGCTTCGCCTTTTGACGGCCAGTTTTTCGGCTGGTTGATTCTCGTAGTTCCGCTCTGGTTGGCGCGGATACTAGGGCGGTCAAAGTCTTGGTGGCTCGGCGGAGTTCTTGGCGGGGTGGGCGGCCTAATCGTTGGGTCGTTTTATGGATTTTTATATACAGGCGTTCTTTCGATGGCTCTTCTAGTTCCTATCGGTCTTCTGTTTGATTTCTTTGTTTCGCGTGGATACCAAAAAGGAAAACTCTCCGGCCATTATCCTTGGTGGATTGGTGGAGGTGGCGGTTCTGGTGGGGGCGGAGGTTTTGGCGGCTTTGGTGGTGGCGGTTCGGGTGGAGGAGGATCTAGTAGTAGGTGGTAG
- a CDS encoding LemA family protein — protein MKKTLLIVAGVVLVVAVYVMSTYNGLVAKGEAVDNQWAQVETQYQRRLDLIPNLVESVKGVMKQEQTIFTALADARTRYAGAATINDKAAAATGVESAFGRLLAIMENYPQLQSSANVQTLMVQLEGTENRVSVERKRFNDGVRVLNVSIKTFPSSLVAGIFGFSQRNYFEAAAGAENAPAVKL, from the coding sequence ATGAAAAAAACACTATTGATAGTCGCAGGCGTAGTATTGGTTGTGGCGGTTTACGTAATGTCTACCTACAACGGTTTGGTGGCGAAAGGGGAGGCGGTAGATAACCAGTGGGCGCAAGTTGAAACACAATATCAGCGGAGACTTGATTTGATTCCTAACCTCGTTGAGTCGGTGAAAGGGGTGATGAAGCAGGAGCAGACTATTTTTACTGCATTGGCTGATGCCAGAACTCGTTATGCCGGCGCCGCTACTATCAACGACAAAGCCGCCGCCGCTACCGGAGTGGAGAGCGCTTTCGGCAGACTGCTCGCTATTATGGAAAATTATCCTCAACTCCAATCTTCGGCTAATGTGCAGACTTTGATGGTTCAACTTGAAGGAACAGAAAATAGGGTCAGCGTTGAAAGGAAAAGGTTTAACGATGGCGTGCGCGTTTTGAATGTTTCCATTAAAACTTTTCCCAGCAGTTTAGTGGCGGGCATTTTCGGATTTTCTCAAAGGAATTATTTTGAGGCTGCAGCCGGCGCCGAGAACGCTCCAGCGGTAAAGCTTTAG
- a CDS encoding DUF3883 domain-containing protein codes for MKEAPILYINIPWMERYQGASDDDMPYGKFKYTRDEPLNDHTQFNFKPYGTKYFGHAPGGKNPDLSRLGAGLDAMYLDGVTVIWFATHRYLGGRVIVGWSNGARVWAKRQKPEGSPAKNRTTNSGDVCEFTVESLVASSKLLAPGERPALPISGNTRQGKPGQSPFWYGNELTNERVLKVIKAGEFSSRQAKSRKGAFSAGRGGWIQDTKERMEIEKRAMECVMEAYRHRGYLVEDVSLKKIGYDVRATSVSGRQLHIEVKGSKGDRINIELTPNEYAYSKKNRDKFILCVVLKALTARPRTLILIPAPRGLSWYDQSGNTVQAVERVGVVISER; via the coding sequence ATGAAAGAAGCTCCTATTTTATATATTAATATACCCTGGATGGAGCGTTACCAAGGTGCTTCGGATGATGACATGCCGTATGGAAAATTTAAGTACACGAGAGATGAGCCTCTCAACGATCATACTCAGTTTAATTTTAAACCTTATGGCACAAAATATTTCGGTCACGCGCCAGGCGGCAAGAACCCCGACCTGAGTAGGCTTGGCGCCGGTTTAGACGCTATGTATTTGGACGGGGTGACCGTTATATGGTTTGCTACTCATCGATATTTGGGCGGGAGAGTCATCGTCGGATGGTCTAATGGGGCTCGCGTATGGGCCAAGCGGCAGAAACCTGAAGGATCCCCGGCAAAGAACCGGACGACAAATAGCGGCGATGTTTGTGAATTTACCGTCGAGTCTCTAGTGGCTTCCTCGAAGTTGCTGGCGCCCGGCGAGCGCCCGGCGTTACCGATTAGTGGTAACACTCGACAAGGAAAACCCGGCCAAAGCCCCTTTTGGTACGGCAACGAATTAACCAACGAGCGTGTTCTAAAGGTTATTAAGGCCGGGGAATTCTCAAGCCGCCAGGCGAAGTCGCGCAAAGGAGCCTTTAGTGCGGGGCGTGGCGGTTGGATTCAGGACACCAAAGAGAGAATGGAAATTGAAAAGCGGGCAATGGAGTGCGTTATGGAGGCCTATAGGCATAGAGGCTATTTAGTTGAGGACGTGAGTCTAAAAAAGATTGGCTATGATGTTCGAGCTACATCGGTGAGTGGCCGCCAGCTTCATATCGAGGTCAAAGGTTCGAAGGGCGACCGCATCAATATTGAACTTACTCCGAACGAATATGCATACTCAAAGAAGAATCGAGATAAGTTTATTTTATGCGTCGTCCTGAAGGCACTCACAGCTCGTCCGAGGACTCTAATTTTAATACCAGCGCCTAGAGGATTGAGTTGGTATGACCAATCTGGTAATACAGTCCAGGCGGTTGAGAGGGTTGGCGTTGTGATTAGCGAACGGTAA